Proteins encoded together in one Ferroglobus placidus DSM 10642 window:
- a CDS encoding homocysteine biosynthesis protein codes for MKTVEEINEKIREGNVNVVTALEMKDIVAELGAKEAAKEVDVVTTGTFGAMCSSGAFFNFGHSDPPIKMQKVWLNDVEAYTGIAAVDAYLGVTQLSETLGMEYGGAHVIEDLVRGKEVELRATAYGTDCYPRKEIVTEISLEDVNQAVMVNPRNAYQRYRAATNSSDRVLRTYMGTLLPNFGNVTYAGVGELSPLNNDPEYRTIGVGTRIFLGGAKGYVIGEGTQHAPPFGTLMVKGNLKEMKPEYLRAATFPGYGVTLFVGIGIPIPILDENMAKATAITDDQIETVIIDFGVPRRDRPIVRKVTYAELKSGKVEINGEEVRVSPLSSYYMSKKIAEELKKMIERGEFFLTMPVERIPQKEVFKPMRQKEIKVVKSVMSSPPITISPEASIEEAAKILIENEIDHLPVVNEKGELIGIVTSWDIARAVARGKVGKVEDIMTRKVITTTMEEPIEIAARKMEQHNISALPVVDKDNRVVGVVSSEDLSKLLAR; via the coding sequence GTGAAGACTGTTGAGGAGATTAACGAGAAGATTAGGGAAGGAAACGTAAACGTTGTGACGGCTTTGGAAATGAAAGATATCGTGGCTGAGCTTGGAGCGAAGGAGGCTGCCAAGGAGGTTGACGTCGTCACCACTGGAACTTTTGGAGCGATGTGCTCTTCTGGAGCATTCTTTAACTTCGGTCATTCTGACCCGCCGATAAAGATGCAGAAGGTTTGGCTCAACGACGTGGAAGCTTACACCGGAATAGCTGCCGTCGACGCTTATCTCGGAGTTACGCAGCTTTCTGAAACTCTCGGAATGGAGTACGGAGGAGCTCACGTAATCGAAGACCTCGTGAGGGGAAAGGAGGTAGAGTTAAGAGCAACAGCTTATGGAACTGACTGCTATCCGAGGAAAGAAATTGTTACGGAGATAAGCTTGGAAGACGTTAATCAGGCGGTGATGGTGAATCCGAGGAATGCCTATCAGAGGTATAGGGCTGCAACTAACTCCTCTGACAGAGTCCTTCGAACATACATGGGAACCCTTTTGCCGAATTTTGGGAACGTCACCTACGCTGGTGTTGGAGAACTCTCTCCGTTGAACAACGACCCGGAATACAGAACTATCGGAGTTGGGACGAGGATTTTCCTCGGAGGAGCTAAGGGATACGTTATCGGCGAAGGGACTCAGCACGCTCCACCTTTCGGAACGCTGATGGTTAAGGGGAATCTGAAGGAGATGAAGCCCGAATACTTGAGGGCAGCCACGTTTCCTGGGTACGGAGTTACTCTCTTCGTTGGAATTGGAATTCCAATTCCGATACTTGACGAAAACATGGCTAAAGCGACGGCAATAACCGACGATCAGATAGAGACTGTCATAATAGACTTCGGCGTACCGAGAAGGGACAGACCGATTGTTAGAAAAGTTACTTACGCTGAGCTGAAAAGCGGAAAGGTTGAGATAAACGGAGAAGAGGTAAGAGTTTCTCCCCTTTCAAGTTACTACATGTCGAAGAAAATAGCGGAAGAGTTGAAGAAGATGATAGAGAGGGGAGAATTCTTCTTGACGATGCCCGTAGAAAGAATTCCGCAAAAAGAAGTTTTCAAGCCGATGAGGCAGAAAGAGATAAAAGTCGTTAAGAGCGTGATGTCTTCTCCGCCGATAACTATTTCTCCGGAAGCGAGCATAGAGGAGGCTGCAAAGATTCTCATAGAGAACGAGATAGATCACCTTCCAGTCGTTAACGAGAAGGGAGAGCTTATAGGAATCGTTACGAGCTGGGATATAGCAAGAGCGGTTGCGAGGGGGAAGGTTGGAAAAGTAGAAGACATAATGACGAGGAAGGTCATCACTACGACGATGGAGGAGCCGATAGAAATAGCGGCGAGGAAGATGGAGCAGCACAACATCTCAGCCTTGCCCGTTGTTGATAAGGACAACAGAGTCGTTGGGGTTGTGAGCAGCGAAGACTTGAGCAAGCTCCTTGCGAGGTGA
- a CDS encoding ATP-binding protein — translation MLLKLKYDSRSVRAPVISKVAIEENALINIIEAKVEPRYGEIVVEVDDEIAERVAEKFKKYGVEVRKLTKSIEKTEKCVDCGACISVCPTGVFERGEDDRIVVNEVKCIRCGFCVGVCPLKALRLPE, via the coding sequence ATGCTTCTAAAACTTAAGTACGATTCCCGTTCGGTAAGAGCTCCGGTCATTTCGAAGGTGGCTATAGAGGAGAACGCGCTGATAAACATAATTGAAGCGAAGGTCGAGCCGAGGTACGGGGAAATAGTGGTGGAGGTCGACGATGAGATAGCTGAGAGAGTTGCTGAGAAGTTCAAAAAGTACGGAGTAGAGGTTAGAAAGCTCACGAAAAGCATAGAGAAGACCGAAAAGTGCGTTGATTGCGGTGCTTGCATTAGCGTCTGCCCCACCGGCGTCTTCGAGAGAGGAGAGGACGACAGAATTGTTGTAAACGAAGTGAAGTGCATAAGGTGCGGATTTTGCGTAGGAGTATGTCCGCTAAAAGCACTGAGGCTTCCAGAGTGA
- a CDS encoding UPF0280 family protein: MRRFRFRYKETIATILAESEEVFKKAVELMLYAREKIEEKISRDPFFSITYSPYDCSEEIVERMCRASKLAGVGPMAAVAGTIAGYAVEKVEADFVVVDNGGDIALKTDRELLVGIYPTNLAFKIEPTDFLAICTSSGKIGHSVSFGYADAATVIAKDASVADAFATALGNIVGEKDGKKEIEEKIEEFWKKAKSYVEGLLVVKDEVVAFAGKIPELVVAKIDPDVITKG, from the coding sequence GTGAGGAGGTTCAGGTTCAGATATAAAGAGACGATCGCAACAATCCTTGCGGAAAGCGAGGAGGTTTTCAAAAAAGCCGTGGAACTGATGCTTTACGCGAGGGAGAAAATAGAGGAGAAGATTAGCCGAGACCCATTTTTTTCAATAACCTATTCTCCCTACGATTGCTCCGAGGAAATCGTTGAGAGAATGTGTCGAGCCTCAAAACTCGCTGGAGTAGGACCTATGGCTGCCGTAGCCGGAACTATAGCTGGTTATGCGGTGGAAAAAGTAGAAGCTGATTTTGTTGTCGTGGACAACGGAGGAGATATAGCTCTTAAAACCGACCGCGAGCTTCTCGTTGGAATCTATCCTACCAACCTTGCTTTCAAAATCGAGCCGACGGATTTTTTAGCTATCTGCACTTCGAGCGGAAAAATAGGTCACTCTGTAAGTTTCGGCTACGCCGACGCGGCAACAGTTATAGCGAAAGATGCGAGCGTAGCCGATGCTTTTGCAACCGCTTTGGGGAATATTGTGGGAGAAAAAGACGGAAAGAAAGAGATTGAAGAAAAAATTGAAGAGTTCTGGAAAAAAGCTAAAAGTTACGTTGAGGGGTTGCTCGTCGTGAAGGATGAGGTTGTCGCCTTCGCCGGAAAAATTCCGGAGCTCGTTGTGGCTAAGATAGACCCAGACGTGATAACAAAAGGCTAA